The window GGAGAAGGTCGCCAAGGCCGAGCTCGAGGCCGCGTACACCGGCAAGCCCGGCGACCGCGCGAAGGTGGCCGAGGTGAAGGCCGACACCGCCTACGAGGTCGCGAAGGAACGCTGTGACGATCTCGCCGGCAACGCCAAGGACGTGTGCGTCCAGGAAGCCAAGGCGGCCCACACGAAGGCGCGCGCCGATGCCAAGCTGGTCAGCGCCACCGGCAAGGCGCAGATGGAGGCGCGTGATGAGAAGCGCGAGGCCAACTACAAGGTCGAGGCCGAGAAGTGCGATGCGCTCGCAGGCGACGCCAAGTCGACTTGCGTGGCCGATGCCAAGGCCCGCTACGGCAAGAGTTGAGCCGCCTGACACGTTCCCGACAAGCCGGCCTCGCGCCGGCTTTTTTTCGCTGTCGATGTCGATCCGGGACTCGATGTAAGCCCTGCGTCACCCGGTACCCGCATACCTGAACCTTTGGACCCGAGAGCTTTCATGAAATCCACCGACCTTCCCGCTGCGATGTTCTTCCCGATCGGTCTGTGGCTGGGCGTCGCGAGCAAGACGCAGGAGATGCTGCTCGCGTCGTCCCAGGTCATCGCGACCCGCAGCGCGCGCATGGCGTCGGCCGGGCCGCTGCCGTCGGCCGCCGACCAGCGCGAGTTCGCGCTGATGGGCAGCGAGAAGCTGGACGCCTTCTCGCAATCTGCTGCCGCCCTGGGTCGCGCCTGGACTCCGGCGGTGCAGACGCTCAACGCCCAGGCCCTGCAGGGCTGGCTGGCGATCATGAACAACGCCTTCGCGCTGGCTGGCAGCCGCACGCCGGCCCAGGCGAT is drawn from Methylibium petroleiphilum PM1 and contains these coding sequences:
- a CDS encoding polyhydroxyalkanoate granule-associated phasin, with protein sequence MKSTDLPAAMFFPIGLWLGVASKTQEMLLASSQVIATRSARMASAGPLPSAADQREFALMGSEKLDAFSQSAAALGRAWTPAVQTLNAQALQGWLAIMNNAFALAGSRTPAQAMRRHKTLVSTVMRRAPTLQRASDAAARVTHSALAPVHRTATANARRLGSAKKTSRR